One Alligator mississippiensis isolate rAllMis1 chromosome 1, rAllMis1, whole genome shotgun sequence genomic window carries:
- the LOC102564768 gene encoding RNA-binding protein with serine-rich domain 1 isoform X1, whose product MSRQDPRVTAMEEGQDERSRTICATSREEMKVRGREKRKRKRSRSRSSSISSTSSSSSSSSSSSSSHSSSRSSSSSSSSSRSRGCYFSDSPKSKSKKRKKEKHNKKRRKKENKLKKKKEKKKKREKSGPVQLSKYFKDKKKNENYSMITGKKIKMKIKKSKKDKERDRNRAELLEFLNSAL is encoded by the exons ATGTCACGCCAGGACCCGCGCGTCACTG caATGGAGGAAGGGCAAGATGAGAGAAGCAGAACAATTTGTGCAACATCGCGGGAAGAGATGAAAGTCAGAG GGAGAGAAAAGAGGAAGCGAAAACGCAGCAGAAGCAGATCATCATCCATTTCATCTACATCATCCTCTAGTAGTagttcttcttcttcctcctcttcacacTCTTCATCaaggtcttcctcctcctcctcctcctcctcaagaaGCAGAG GTTGTTATTTTTCAGATTCTCCCAAGTCCAaatcaaagaaaaggaaaaaggaaaaacacaacaaaaag agaaggaaaaaagagaataagctgaagaaaaagaaagaaaagaagaaaaagcgaGAGAAATCAGGACCTGTTCAACTTTCCAAG TACttcaaagacaaaaagaaaaatgaaaactacAGTATGATAACAGGAAAGAAGATAAAGATGAAAATAAAGAAGAGTAAAAAGGATAAAGAG
- the LOC102564768 gene encoding RNA-binding protein with serine-rich domain 1 isoform X2 has translation MEEGQDERSRTICATSREEMKVRGREKRKRKRSRSRSSSISSTSSSSSSSSSSSSSHSSSRSSSSSSSSSRSRGCYFSDSPKSKSKKRKKEKHNKKRRKKENKLKKKKEKKKKREKSGPVQLSKYFKDKKKNENYSMITGKKIKMKIKKSKKDKERDRNRAELLEFLNSAL, from the exons ATGGAGGAAGGGCAAGATGAGAGAAGCAGAACAATTTGTGCAACATCGCGGGAAGAGATGAAAGTCAGAG GGAGAGAAAAGAGGAAGCGAAAACGCAGCAGAAGCAGATCATCATCCATTTCATCTACATCATCCTCTAGTAGTagttcttcttcttcctcctcttcacacTCTTCATCaaggtcttcctcctcctcctcctcctcctcaagaaGCAGAG GTTGTTATTTTTCAGATTCTCCCAAGTCCAaatcaaagaaaaggaaaaaggaaaaacacaacaaaaag agaaggaaaaaagagaataagctgaagaaaaagaaagaaaagaagaaaaagcgaGAGAAATCAGGACCTGTTCAACTTTCCAAG TACttcaaagacaaaaagaaaaatgaaaactacAGTATGATAACAGGAAAGAAGATAAAGATGAAAATAAAGAAGAGTAAAAAGGATAAAGAG